One stretch of Punica granatum isolate Tunisia-2019 chromosome 5, ASM765513v2, whole genome shotgun sequence DNA includes these proteins:
- the LOC116208755 gene encoding armadillo repeat-containing protein LFR: MQKRDLGKAAGGGGGSAPPAPKRGRPFGSTNSNSAANAAAAAAAAAAAEAAAPSSLLGPSLQVHSSFADQNHRRIVLALQSGLKSELTWALNTLTLLSFKEKEDVRKDATPLSKIPGLLDALLQVIDDWRDIALPRELDRKTRVRTLGANSLVTGFGNEHDALGTNQTLAHSGGSAGSSATETASQKAVSKARPPQWWSEEDGLFNVDDTGRAERQQCAVAASNVIRNFSFMPENEVIMAQHRHCLETVFQCIEDFNTEDEELVTNALETVVNLAPFLDLRIFSSNKPSYIKITEKRAVQAIMGMLGSAVKAWHCAAAEFIGRLIINPDNEPFLLPFVPQIHKRLIDLLSFPAYDAQAAAVGALYNLAEVNMDCKLKLAGERWAIDRLIKVIRVPHPVPEICRKAAMILESLVAEPQNRPLLLAYENTFADIVFMDTRHSDFFARILYELTARPNNKMVSARGIWGM; the protein is encoded by the exons ATGCAGAAGAGGGACCTCGGCAAAGCGGCCGGTGGAGGCGGAGGCTCCGCCCCTCCCGCGCCCAAGAGAGGCCGTCCTTTCGGGAGTACTAACAGCAACTCAGCCGCCAATGCCGCCGCCGCTGCTGCTGCGGCTGCCGCTGCCGAGGCTGCCGCTCCGTCGTCTCTCCTGGGGCCGTCCCTGCAAGTGCACAGCTCCTTCGCCG ATCAAAACCATAGAAGGATCGTTCTGGCGCTTCAGAGTGGGCTGAAGAGTGAGCTCACATGGGCACTGAACACTCTCACGCTGCTCTCTTTCAAGGAGAAGGAAGACGTGCGCAAGGATGCTACCCCTCTCTCCAAAATCCCCGGCCTGCTCGATGCCCTGCTTCAAGTT ATTGATGATTGGCGGGATATAGCCCTTCCGAGAGAACTCGATAGAAAAACCAGGGTCAGAACACTTGGTGCAAATTCTCTGGTAACAGGATTTGGGAATGAGCACGATGCTTTGGGGACAAATCAAACACTTGCACATTCAGG GGGGAGCGCTGGTTCCTCTGCTACAGAAACAGCCTCGCAGAAGGCTGTCTCTAAAGCTCGTCCTCCTCAATGGTGGTCAGAGGAAGATGGGCTGTTTAATGTAGATGATACAGGGAGAGCAGAAAGACAGCAATGTGCAGTCGCAGCTTCTAATGTTATTCGCAACTTCTCTTTCATGCCCGAAAATGAAGTCATTATGGCCCAACACAGGCATTGCTTGGAGACAGTATTCCAGTGCATAGAAGATTTCAATACAG aggatgaggagcttgtCACCAATGCACTGGAGACAGTTGTGAATTTGGCTCCATTTCTCGATCTTCGGATTTTTAGCTCAAACAAGCCGTCCTACATCAAAATCAC AGAGAAGCGTGCAGTTCAAGCCATCATGGGGATGCTAGGATCTGCTGTGAAAGCCTGGCATTGTGCTGCTGCTGAATTCATTGGCCGCTTGATAATCAATCCTGACAATGAACCTTTTCTTCTCCCCTTTGTTCCGCAG ATACACAAGCGGCTGATCGATCTACTGAGCTTTCCAGCCTATGATGCACAAGCTGCTGCTGTTGGTGCTCTCTATAATCTTGCTGAAGTCAACATGGACTGCAAATTAAAGCTTGCAGGGGAAAGATG GGCCATTGACCGACTGATAAAAGTGATAAGGGTGCCACACCCAGTTCCAGAAATTTGCAGGAAAGCCGCAATGATTCTGGAAAGCCTCGTGGCAGAGCCCCAGAATAGGCCCCTTCTGCTAGCATATGAGAACACCTTTGCAGATATTGTCTTCATGGACACGAGGCATTCTGACTTTTTCGCGAGGATTCTGTACGAACTCACAGCGAGACCAAACAACAAGATGGTCTCTGCTCGTGGTATCTGGGGAATGTAA
- the LOC116209574 gene encoding 3-ketoacyl-CoA synthase 11-like: MGSVSEENTPNLGIGSVSVEAEPETLRRNGSNLPNFRLSIRLKYVKLGYHYLISNAMYIFLMPLIGIVFAHLSTLTVADFLGLWDQLKFNLVSVVLCSTLIFFLATLYFMSCPRSIYLVNFACYKPDPERKCTRELFFERSGITGSFTDENLAFQQKILERSGLGQDTYLPEAVMRVPQNPCMVEARKEAEAVMFGAIDELLAKTGVRVKDIGILVVNCSLFNPTPSLSAMIVNHYKLRGNILSYNLGGMGCSAGLISIDLAKQLLQVIPNSYALVVSMENITLNWYFGNDRSMLVSNCLFRMGGAAILLSNRASDRRRSKYQLIHTVRTHKGAEDRSYGCVFQKEDETGRIGVSLSKDLMAVAGEALKANITTLGPLVLPLSEQLLFRLTLVARKAFKISIRPYIPNFKLAFEHFCIHAGGRAVLDELEKNLELTDWHMEPSRMTLFRFGNTSSSSLWYELAYSEAKGRIRKGNRTIQIAFGSGFKCNSAVWRALRTINPDKENPWMDEIHKFPVEVPRVTSIAT; the protein is encoded by the exons ATGGGATCAGTCTCTGAGGAGAATACTCCTAACCTGGGAATTGGTTCAGTTTCGGTCGAAGCTGAACCTGAAACCCTGCGGAGAAACGGGAGCAATCTCCCGAATTTTCGCCTTTCCATTAGGCTCAAGTATGTCAAGCTTGGGTACCACTACCTAATCTCCAATGCCATGTACATATTTCTTATGCCACTTATAGGCATAGTCTTTGCCCATTTATCGACTCTCACGGTGGCTGATTTCCTCGGCTTGTGGGACCAGCTCAAGTTCAACCTAGTCAGTGTGGTCCTCTGCTCCACCCTCATATTCTTCCTGGCCACGCTCTACTTCATGAGCTGCCCGAGGTCCATCTACCTCGTCAACTTCGCCTGCTACAAGCCTGACCCAGAACGGAAGTGCACAAGGGAGCTGTTCTTCGAGCGGTCGGGCATCACTGGCAGCTTCACAGATGAGAACCTCGCGTTCCAGCAGAAGATCCTCGAGCGGTCCGGGCTCGGGCAGGACACATACCTGCCCGAGGCCGTGATGAGGGTCCCCCAGAACCCATGCATGGTTGAGGCAAGAAAGGAGGCAGAAGCAGTCATGTTTGGGGCGATCGACGAGCTTCTAGCGAAGACCGGGGTTAGAGTTAAGGATATCGGCATCTTGGTGGTGAATTGTAGCTTGTTCAATCCCACACCTTCTCTTTCAGCTATGATTGTTAATCACTATAAGCTTAGGGGGAACATCTTGAGCTATAACCTCGGTGGAATGGGGTGCAGTGCTGGGCTTATCTCCATTGACCTAGCAAAACAACTCTTGCAG GTGATTCCCAACTCCTATGCACTTGTAGTAAGCATGGAGAACATAACCCTAAACTGGTACTTTGGGAACGACCGCTCGATGCTTGTTTCTAACTGCCTGTTCCGAATGGGCGGGGCTGCAATCCTCTTGTCTAACCGGGCTTCTGATCGCCGACGGTCCAAATACCAGCTCATCCACACAGTGCGAACCCACAAGGGCGCAGAGGACAGATCCTATGGGTGTGTCTTCCAGAAAGAGGATGAGACTGGAAGGATTGGGGTCTCGCTCTCAAAGGACTTGATGGCTGTCGCTGGTGAAGCCCTGAAGGCCAATATTACCACACTAGGGCCTCTAGTGCTTCCCTTGTCGGAGCAGCTCCTGTTTCGCTTGACTTTGGTGGCACGAAAGGCATTCAAAATAAGTATAAGGCCGTACATTCCCAACTTCAAGTTGGCCTTTGAACATTTCTGCATTCATGCTGGTGGGAGAGCCGTGCTAGATGAGCTGGAGAAGAACCTGGAGCTGACGGACTGGCACATGGAGCCTTCGAGGATGACCTTATTCAGGTTCGGAAACACGTCCAGCAGTTCACTTTGGTACGAGTTGGCATACTCTGAGGCTAAGGGCCGGATCAGGAAGGGTAACCGCACAATACAGATTGCGTTTGGATCAGGATTTAAGTGCAACAGCGCTGTGTGGCGAGCCCTTAGGACAATCAACCCCGATAAGGAGAACCCCTGGATGGATGAGATTCATAAATTTCCAGTTGAAGTCCCACGAGTGACATCTATAGCCACTTGA
- the LOC116209575 gene encoding 39S ribosomal protein L41-A, mitochondrial-like: MPLGLLAGLTRAVRRKRTSSLDILSSKRAPRNYYKGKNCKPTGFHTRKGGYVVVPEKLPNYVVPDLTGFKLKPYVSQCPTEVKTAEAGDASK, from the exons ATGCCTTTGGGACTACTAGCGGGACTCACAAGGGCCGTGAGGAGGAAGCGTACTTCCTCTCTTGACATTCTTTCCTCGAAGCGTGCTCCAAGAAATTATTACAAGGGGAAGAATTGCAAGCCCACTGGTTTTCATACTCGCAAAG GTGGATACGTAGTGGTGCCAGAAAAGCTGCCAAACTATGTTGTCCCTGACTTGACCGGTTTCAAG CTGAAACCATATGTCTCACAGTGCCCTACAGAAGTGAAGACTGCTGAAGCTGGTGATGCATCTAAATGA